TGGCGGAAATACGGGGATCCAGCCAGGATTTGTTGCAGATGCGTTATAAACCCTTAAAGATTGAATACGATTGAGGACACCTCTCTTCAATCTTCATAAAGTCTTATCATTCCGCAATCCACCGATTTTCTAATAATTCCAGCTCCAACTGTGCAGAACGATCTTCACTTCGATTTGGCAAAGTTATAATAAAAATTTTTCGTCAGAAGTGTTATTATACTCACTCCTGCAAATTTCTCATCGCCCAATGCATCTCCTTCTACAGAGCCTTAAATCTTTTATTTAATCGTAATATATTTCTGGTTTTTGCTGTTTGGCTTATCTGGTATCGTCATAGATATCCGCCCTTGTTGAAGAAGAGGAGACAAATATTTACGCACAGTCTTTTTGTCGCGATATCCAAGATGTTCCATAATTTCTTGGATATTCTTTGCTTCAGCACAAAATCTTAGTATACGTTCCTCTATACCTGGTTCTTTAAGTAGAGGATTTTCGCTTCCATCTGGGGGAATTTTTGTCTCAACTAGGGGAATTTCTGTTCCAACTGAGGGAATTTCTGTTCTATCTGGTACATTTTCATCACCAACTGGTGCATACACCTTTGTCTCTAACCGGTCAAAAGGAATCGTTACCACAATACTGTTCTCTCTAAGTTCAATACAGTCTTTACCATAAAGTTCCGTTATTTTAGGTACACCACGTCCAGAACGTTCACTTATATGAAGCTGAAGAAAAATATCTGACAGTTTCTGGTTGACCGGAACTGATTCTCCGGCAAAAAAACCTTCGACTGTCTGCTTCGGCGGCAGGTGTCCCCGAGACAATATTTCAATTCTGTCCCGGAATCCCGTAAACATCGGTGCATTACCATCTATCCATAAATTATGCACAAATGCATTGATTACCGCCTCTCTATACGCCTCAGCATGGAACAGTGGCACTTCTTTACGTTCAACAATACGGTTTCTTTCATCTGCCTGTGGAATATTCAGTACTTCCCCATAACGAAGCACATCATCCAAAGAATACAGCAAACAAGTATTCCCAAACTCCCTGACAGAATACATTGTTGTTGATTTTGACTCTCCCGAGAACAGGGAAAAACGAACCGGAATATGGCTATTGTCAGAAAGTAACTGTGCCATCAGATTATATTTTCCATCTTTCGTTAAGAGCCCGAGATTCTTTTTAAATGTACGCTTGTTCAGAGTAATGCCTTTTGCCTCATAGTAAACAAACAATTTATTAAAGGTAAGGTCCTGAAATTCCGATTCCGTATTTTCAATTGTCGGAAAACCATTTTTAAGAACATCAAATAATTTAGCTTCCCTGTCCGGATATTCCATCAAATTCACTTTGCTGGATCCAATCCGCAGATATCTCACACGATCAAATGCGGTAGGCACCGTTTTCGCAGCGGGTATCACAAGTACGACAATCCGTTTGCCTTCCAGCTCCATTTCATGGAAATCAAAGCTTATATCCGGTCTGATCATCCGCGCCAGATAATGTTTGAGCGGCTCATTTTTAACATCCTGATGGATGTCAAAGGTTGTTCCCTTTATTATATGAGTATTATTCTCTACTCCCCATACAAAGTACGCATATTCCTCGCCCACCATTGCCGCCGCGTTGGACATGGCCGAAATATATTCTCCCAGCGCATGAGACTCAAACCAGTTTTCTTTAAATTCAAACCATTCCTCTTCATGTTTATGAGAAATAAGGCTTCTTACAATAGATTTAAGTTCAATCATATGATCCACTCCACAACAATGATTAATTAATAACAAAACATCTCCCGCCTGTTTTACCGATTTCTTTTATAGTATCACACCTCTCTTCAGAAAGATACCAAAATCAAAAACCTCCCAGAACAATGTCCTGGGAGGCCATGCAACGCCTTGCGGCGTCTGGATCGTATATTGTTGTATCCGATTAACGCTTGCTTAA
This window of the Massilistercora timonensis genome carries:
- a CDS encoding RNA-binding domain-containing protein; amino-acid sequence: MIELKSIVRSLISHKHEEEWFEFKENWFESHALGEYISAMSNAAAMVGEEYAYFVWGVENNTHIIKGTTFDIHQDVKNEPLKHYLARMIRPDISFDFHEMELEGKRIVVLVIPAAKTVPTAFDRVRYLRIGSSKVNLMEYPDREAKLFDVLKNGFPTIENTESEFQDLTFNKLFVYYEAKGITLNKRTFKKNLGLLTKDGKYNLMAQLLSDNSHIPVRFSLFSGESKSTTMYSVREFGNTCLLYSLDDVLRYGEVLNIPQADERNRIVERKEVPLFHAEAYREAVINAFVHNLWIDGNAPMFTGFRDRIEILSRGHLPPKQTVEGFFAGESVPVNQKLSDIFLQLHISERSGRGVPKITELYGKDCIELRENSIVVTIPFDRLETKVYAPVGDENVPDRTEIPSVGTEIPLVETKIPPDGSENPLLKEPGIEERILRFCAEAKNIQEIMEHLGYRDKKTVRKYLSPLLQQGRISMTIPDKPNSKNQKYITIK